In Candidatus Margulisiibacteriota bacterium, the following proteins share a genomic window:
- a CDS encoding tyrosine-type recombinase/integrase, which yields MVFQKRVLAKYLPDVLTVEDITVKMIQTIFDLMKKERVSPATIRSRYAIIMAFLNHCYRHKHLKFNPSFTIKKIRKYRAQKIPLNGLALRKMLDVNINYRYCHDFQYYRNKAIIGLLIYTGLRVGEVDRLRKDDVHDDYVNIIAGKGRFDRVVPIQEPLISWLANYLKSRKHFHSNRLFIGLFKKSQFNRNTVNIIVKNVARAAKIRKKVYAHLLRHSFASQMLKGRVDLEDLRQIMGHQNLEMTAMYAKPDFEMVKEALLSNPMVKILGGEK from the coding sequence ATGGTTTTTCAAAAACGAGTTCTTGCTAAATATCTTCCCGATGTTCTGACTGTCGAAGACATTACGGTCAAAATGATTCAAACGATATTTGATTTGATGAAAAAGGAAAGGGTTTCGCCGGCGACCATTCGATCTCGCTATGCGATAATAATGGCGTTTCTTAATCATTGCTATCGCCACAAACACCTGAAATTCAACCCTTCTTTTACTATTAAAAAAATCAGGAAATATCGAGCCCAAAAAATCCCTTTGAATGGGCTGGCATTGCGCAAGATGTTGGACGTTAATATTAACTATCGTTATTGCCATGATTTTCAATATTATCGGAATAAAGCAATTATTGGCCTGCTGATTTATACTGGCTTGAGAGTCGGAGAGGTTGATCGTCTGCGGAAAGACGATGTTCATGACGACTATGTAAATATAATTGCCGGGAAAGGGCGGTTTGATCGGGTCGTGCCTATTCAAGAGCCGCTGATTTCCTGGCTAGCCAATTACTTAAAAAGCCGTAAACACTTTCATTCAAACCGTCTCTTTATCGGTCTGTTCAAAAAATCGCAATTCAATCGCAATACCGTAAACATAATTGTTAAAAATGTGGCGCGCGCGGCTAAAATTCGAAAGAAAGTATATGCCCATTTGTTGCGGCATTCGTTTGCCAGCCAAATGTTAAAAGGCCGGGTCGATCTGGAAGACTTACGGCAAATAATGGGGCATCAGAACCTTGAAATGACCGCGATGTACGCAAAACCAGATTTTGAAATGGTGAAGGAAGCGTTATTATCAAACCCAATGGTAAAGATATTAGGAGGTGAAAAATGA
- a CDS encoding ATP-binding protein, giving the protein MHQNYLIYTPILAASLVLSLYILFRDSKNGPHRVLSALIFSLFVWVFCLLITDTTQDLSTALFWGRMAIIGPSFIPALFLCFTLVFPKVNLTVFRLITILLPALAFTVLSPTALNVEAVAIHGWGTEIFPGVLYRYLLAYFLVYFGLAFILLFQNYQNGPISTKNQIRYVFFGALIAVLLGLCTNLILIEFGLSQFSVLGPFSTLIFSAVTAYAIIKHRLIDISVVISRWVAELAAASIFSVIYLALAWGYKAFFANALNLPFIILTLIYGFMVAQYHLRVRLFIQTTSDKLILRGKYDYYQSLANVGLEINKSLSLENIKATLRRVFFEVMEVSNPRLFLPADFSRPEVKALIAEEIVFKGNDLVIPCRIENRLVALIALGKKLSEDAYTDEDLRLLNSLSSQVAVAIDHTRTYDEIKKELETAQVQLDRAQRLAALGTIAAGVAHEIRNPLTVIQTETDILVKAPKGVEELKTFQEKVTSHIKRATAIIRNMLNLTKSEKRVELPVDLNALIEATIGFFSLDRIVLRKELKPLSVIKGNPDELRQVLVNLIDNALAVMPEGGALGIKTYQTEGHVFIEVSDTGPGIAKENLSRIFDPFFSTRHDGAGLGLSIVYRIVREHGGKIEVKSPSADPEFKTTFILSF; this is encoded by the coding sequence ATGCACCAGAACTATCTCATTTATACACCAATCTTAGCGGCTTCTTTAGTTTTAAGCCTGTACATTCTATTCCGTGATTCAAAAAACGGCCCTCATCGGGTCTTAAGCGCCCTGATCTTCTCTCTTTTTGTTTGGGTCTTTTGCCTGCTGATAACTGACACGACGCAGGACCTATCGACCGCTCTATTTTGGGGGAGAATGGCGATCATTGGTCCCTCTTTTATTCCGGCCTTGTTCCTTTGCTTTACGTTAGTATTTCCAAAAGTAAATCTGACCGTTTTCCGGTTAATAACGATATTGTTGCCGGCCTTAGCCTTTACTGTTTTATCGCCGACGGCGCTTAATGTCGAAGCGGTGGCGATCCATGGTTGGGGGACGGAGATATTTCCTGGGGTTCTCTACCGCTATCTGTTGGCATATTTTTTGGTTTATTTTGGTTTGGCTTTTATTCTCTTATTCCAAAATTATCAAAACGGTCCAATCTCGACCAAAAACCAGATCAGGTATGTATTTTTTGGCGCGCTTATCGCGGTGCTTTTAGGTTTATGCACCAATTTGATCTTAATTGAATTTGGCCTTTCGCAATTCAGTGTTTTAGGGCCTTTTTCCACGTTAATCTTTTCCGCTGTTACCGCTTACGCGATTATTAAACACCGCCTGATCGATATTTCGGTCGTTATTAGTCGGTGGGTCGCGGAGTTGGCGGCCGCTTCCATTTTTAGCGTGATCTATCTCGCTTTAGCCTGGGGATATAAAGCTTTTTTTGCCAACGCTCTTAATTTGCCGTTTATTATTTTGACTTTAATTTATGGTTTTATGGTCGCCCAATATCATCTACGGGTCAGGCTGTTTATCCAAACTACCTCCGACAAGCTGATCCTGCGCGGTAAATATGACTACTATCAATCATTGGCGAATGTCGGCCTTGAGATCAATAAAAGCCTTTCCCTGGAGAATATTAAGGCGACTTTGCGCCGGGTCTTTTTTGAGGTGATGGAGGTTTCCAATCCCAGGCTGTTTCTCCCGGCCGATTTTTCCCGTCCGGAAGTTAAAGCGCTTATCGCGGAGGAGATCGTTTTCAAAGGAAATGATCTGGTCATTCCCTGCCGGATCGAGAACCGGCTTGTTGCCCTGATCGCGCTGGGGAAAAAATTATCGGAGGATGCCTATACTGACGAGGATTTGCGCCTCCTTAACTCTTTGTCCAGCCAGGTGGCGGTGGCGATCGATCATACCAGGACCTACGATGAGATCAAGAAAGAGCTGGAAACAGCCCAAGTTCAACTCGACCGCGCCCAGCGGCTGGCCGCGCTGGGAACGATTGCCGCCGGCGTGGCCCACGAGATTCGCAACCCTTTGACCGTTATCCAGACGGAAACTGATATATTGGTGAAAGCCCCGAAGGGGGTGGAAGAGTTAAAGACTTTCCAGGAAAAAGTTACTTCTCATATCAAAAGAGCGACCGCTATTATCAGGAACATGCTTAACCTGACAAAAAGCGAAAAAAGAGTGGAATTACCGGTCGACCTCAATGCGCTTATTGAGGCGACGATCGGCTTCTTTTCTTTGGACCGGATAGTTTTGCGGAAGGAATTGAAGCCGCTTTCCGTGATCAAAGGCAATCCTGATGAGCTTCGGCAGGTCTTGGTCAATCTTATTGATAATGCCCTGGCTGTAATGCCGGAAGGGGGCGCTCTGGGGATAAAAACGTATCAAACAGAAGGGCATGTTTTTATTGAGGTTTCCGATACCGGACCGGGGATCGCTAAAGAAAATCTTTCCAGGATATTTGACCCATTCTTTTCGACCCGGCATGATGGGGCTGGCTTGGGGTTGTCGATAGTTTACCGAATTGTCAGGGAGCATGGGGGCAAGATTGAAGTGAAAAGTCCCTCCGCCGATCCGGAGTTCAAGACAACTTTTATTCTTTCTTTTTAA
- a CDS encoding helix-turn-helix domain-containing protein, whose amino-acid sequence MSSLVVGKSWLTLEELSQYLCFSKEKIYLLLKARQIPAVKVGRHWRFNRQHIDEWLISLTPSVEQKPENTEKQQYSASLGIVGPAGSIKVVLQKEVVDPKLQNDLWATYHDTFERNKEKAAQDQRSYDRSTFIDALTDPDYLKFVLVKDDSIKGLSLATNNLDKARIVYMNPEYFKTRYPNFAQAGKIFYVTALSVISGFHELKGINELLTTMIHFIDQNEAVVAFDYSENKNHFLPDLIQLLARRNNIPVIGNKLDAQVYFEIYGEKNRQPE is encoded by the coding sequence ATGAGTAGCCTGGTTGTTGGTAAATCGTGGCTGACATTGGAAGAGCTTTCCCAGTATCTTTGTTTCAGCAAAGAGAAGATATATTTACTGCTAAAAGCCAGACAAATTCCAGCGGTGAAAGTCGGACGGCACTGGCGCTTTAACCGGCAACATATCGATGAATGGTTAATAAGTTTAACCCCATCCGTAGAACAAAAACCGGAGAACACGGAAAAACAACAATATTCAGCTTCGTTGGGGATTGTCGGGCCTGCTGGGTCGATCAAAGTTGTCTTGCAAAAAGAAGTTGTTGATCCAAAACTCCAAAACGATTTATGGGCAACCTATCACGATACTTTTGAAAGAAACAAGGAAAAGGCGGCCCAAGATCAGCGTTCTTACGATCGATCGACTTTTATTGACGCGTTAACCGATCCGGATTATCTTAAATTCGTTCTGGTCAAAGACGATTCGATCAAGGGCTTAAGTTTGGCGACCAATAATTTAGATAAGGCCCGTATTGTTTACATGAATCCGGAATACTTCAAAACCCGATACCCCAATTTTGCTCAAGCCGGAAAAATCTTTTATGTTACCGCTCTAAGCGTGATCTCCGGCTTTCATGAATTAAAGGGAATCAATGAGCTTTTGACGACCATGATCCATTTTATCGACCAAAACGAAGCGGTCGTCGCCTTTGATTATTCGGAAAATAAAAATCATTTTCTCCCTGATCTGATCCAACTGCTGGCCAGGCGGAATAATATCCCGGTGATCGGCAATAAACTGGATGCACAGGTCTATTTTGAAATATATGGTGAAAAAAACCGTCAGCCGGAGTAA
- a CDS encoding site-specific integrase — MVSDYLLDCKNSKYWLTGRKRSVFTIAYKRMLLWNYYEFLQKNGYYPVNPFRNIPPLLLPKKIPPYLSTRQIIKLFKVAVRNKKRPTQFQIRLRAYMALLFFYGLTNHEVFRIRIKDLDFLNGVILIRRTRTHDRRALPLFSPITSWLQDYIEIRPKRRSPNLFQCVKRKSHYSYFSSRGDLLHISRKLHFPVSASIIRNTFFVIMSNNRVEHRVIQAIVGSHTIRTIKKRASKSLAGKRETVEKYLQGIT, encoded by the coding sequence ATGGTCAGTGATTATTTGCTCGATTGTAAAAACAGTAAATATTGGCTGACTGGACGGAAAAGAAGCGTTTTTACCATTGCTTATAAGCGGATGCTTCTTTGGAATTATTACGAATTCCTGCAAAAAAATGGCTACTACCCGGTTAATCCCTTTAGGAATATCCCCCCTTTATTGTTACCGAAGAAAATCCCTCCTTATTTATCAACGCGGCAGATAATCAAGCTCTTTAAGGTGGCGGTTAGAAACAAAAAGCGGCCGACCCAATTTCAAATAAGATTGCGGGCTTATATGGCTTTATTGTTTTTCTACGGACTGACAAACCACGAAGTGTTCAGGATAAGAATTAAAGACCTAGATTTCCTTAATGGGGTTATTCTTATTCGCCGGACAAGAACTCATGATAGACGTGCTTTGCCCTTATTCTCCCCGATTACAAGCTGGTTGCAGGATTATATTGAAATCCGACCCAAAAGAAGATCTCCCAACTTATTTCAATGTGTAAAAAGAAAAAGTCATTACAGCTATTTTAGTTCAAGGGGCGATTTACTGCATATATCAAGGAAACTTCATTTTCCGGTGAGTGCCTCAATTATTCGAAACACCTTTTTTGTAATTATGAGCAATAACCGGGTCGAGCACCGGGTTATTCAGGCGATCGTCGGTTCCCACACGATAAGAACAATAAAAAAACGAGCAAGCAAGAGTCTCGCCGGCAAAAGAGAAACGGTTGAGAAATATTTGCAGGGCATTACATGA
- a CDS encoding response regulator, producing the protein MKKPLVLVVDDEVEIAEGTARLIKETDEFDALTANSAKEALEILHKHNRKLLPSSNRVRLILLDIKMPEMDGLQFLQKIRKEYEDQIGIIMVTAYEDEEKWEKATGGYVAGYITKPFVEDELIGTIKRFFSKSDAETSMVLETFGRHIDKREELKKKE; encoded by the coding sequence ATGAAAAAGCCATTAGTTTTAGTCGTCGACGATGAGGTGGAAATCGCGGAAGGAACCGCCCGATTAATTAAAGAAACGGATGAATTTGACGCACTGACCGCCAATTCAGCCAAAGAAGCCTTGGAAATACTCCATAAGCACAATCGCAAGCTGCTCCCTTCCAGCAATCGCGTCAGGCTGATACTTTTAGACATTAAAATGCCGGAGATGGACGGCCTGCAATTTCTCCAAAAGATCAGAAAAGAATATGAAGACCAAATTGGGATCATAATGGTCACTGCTTATGAAGACGAGGAAAAATGGGAAAAGGCAACGGGAGGCTATGTCGCCGGGTATATCACCAAGCCTTTCGTAGAAGACGAACTGATTGGAACGATCAAACGGTTCTTTTCTAAATCGGACGCGGAAACATCGATGGTACTGGAAACCTTCGGCCGACATATCGATAAAAGAGAAGAACTTAAAAAGAAAGAATAA
- a CDS encoding DNA-processing protein DprA, translating to MVRVVGFIGSRSLPASFSPLVSSSVSLFLSRGFRVASGGALGADSFALSALLRQGAASSGVLFSAWQSASGFPASVRPQVSRFLASGGQVVWGSASPGASRQQAVSALLGRNRRLASSCSVLVAFLFGPSRGSLFTVRQAVSRGVPVVVFLCGGGAALPPDLARHCFIFNKKEVL from the coding sequence ATGGTACGTGTCGTTGGCTTCATTGGTTCCCGCTCCTTGCCCGCTTCATTTTCTCCTCTTGTTTCCTCGTCCGTTTCCCTCTTTTTGTCCCGTGGCTTCCGGGTTGCTTCCGGTGGCGCTTTGGGGGCTGATTCATTCGCCCTCTCTGCCTTGCTCCGGCAGGGGGCCGCTTCTTCCGGGGTGCTATTCTCCGCTTGGCAGTCCGCTTCTGGGTTCCCTGCTTCGGTTCGTCCCCAGGTCAGCCGGTTCCTTGCTTCCGGCGGCCAGGTCGTTTGGGGTTCTGCTTCGCCCGGCGCGTCCCGCCAGCAGGCTGTCTCCGCGCTTTTGGGCCGCAACCGGCGGCTGGCCTCTTCCTGTTCGGTTCTGGTGGCTTTCCTCTTCGGTCCTTCCCGCGGCTCCCTTTTTACGGTGCGTCAGGCGGTTAGCCGTGGCGTTCCGGTGGTGGTTTTCCTTTGCGGGGGCGGGGCTGCTTTGCCCCCTGATCTAGCCAGGCACTGTTTTATTTTCAACAAAAAGGAGGTGCTTTAG